Within Bacillota bacterium, the genomic segment TCGTGTTCTCATCCGCTCTGTCATGCCGACATTGCCTTCCGTGCAATCGCCACCGCAAACCTCGCGTCTTCGCGCGCCCTTTCGGCATCTTCCTTGGTATATTCATCAGTTGGGATGAAATCTACATCACCATAGAAGGCAAATTCCCTCTCCTTGCGCAGCCATTTTGAAATATCGGCAAGTCGCCGGAGCTGAGATTTGACGTCATTCGGAAACCTTACCGCATGTTCCAGCAGTAAGCTGCCCACATCGTGTTGTTTGGGAGGTTCAACGCCGATATGTCTCAGCATTCCCTTCAAGGCTAGTTCAACTATCTCCTGAGCTTCGCGGACTACATCTGAATAGTCTTCCTCCGCAAGTAACACATCGAGGGCCTTAAGGCGTTTTTCAGCCTTGATCAGGTAGCTTCCTCCGAGAGTCAGGCCGGTCATAGGTCGATTGTCTCCCCCCTTCGGAAATCGGGCTTTAGATCCCAGTACCAGGCTCCCTTCCACTTTACCTTCTTTGCCCCCAGCGCCTGGAGCTTCGTTTTCAGCTCATCCAGGTAACCTGCAAAAAAGCCATTCCTATCATAGAGTATCCTTGCATCCTCAATCATGTCCAAAAACAGAAGACTTCCCGATTTTACCTCATGCGGGGTTTTGATCACAGGCGAAAGCACGGGCGTTATCCCACACTTCCTCATGTTATCGAAAACATCGCTTAAGGAATCTTCCAAGTGAGAGAATTCCTCCATACG encodes:
- a CDS encoding HEPN domain-containing protein → MTGLTLGGSYLIKAEKRLKALDVLLAEEDYSDVVREAQEIVELALKGMLRHIGVEPPKQHDVGSLLLEHAVRFPNDVKSQLRRLADISKWLRKEREFAFYGDVDFIPTDEYTKEDAERAREDARFAVAIARKAMSA
- a CDS encoding nucleotidyltransferase domain-containing protein: MLLESLDRLLEVIKEKALDLYGERLITLAVYGSVGRGVPRPDSDVDLLIVASRLPEGRLRRMEEFSHLEDSLSDVFDNMRKCGITPVLSPVIKTPHEVKSGSLLFLDMIEDARILYDRNGFFAGYLDELKTKLQALGAKKVKWKGAWYWDLKPDFRRGETIDL